In a single window of the Pseudomonas entomophila genome:
- the tam gene encoding trans-aconitate 2-methyltransferase, which produces MAWSATQYSRFEDERTRAVRDLLAAVPPRPVRHATDLGCGPGNSTEVLLQRHPDAQVTALDSDPDMIDKARQRPRLGVPRVRCEVADIANWVAQEPQDLILANASLQWVPEHGSLYPHLVRQLSEGASLAVQTPDNLDEPAHRQLREIASRGPWADKFADFSLPPRHGAAFYYDLLSPLCARVDVWRTTYHHPLMGGAEAVVEWFKGSALRPYLARLDEQEQADFLQLYLQAMQHDYPPATDGKVLLPFPRLFVVATR; this is translated from the coding sequence ATGGCCTGGTCCGCCACCCAATACTCACGCTTCGAAGATGAGCGCACCCGCGCCGTGCGTGACCTGCTCGCCGCGGTGCCGCCACGCCCGGTGCGCCATGCCACCGACCTGGGCTGCGGCCCGGGCAACTCCACCGAAGTGCTGCTGCAGCGCCACCCGGACGCCCAGGTGACCGCGCTGGACAGCGACCCGGACATGATCGACAAAGCCCGGCAACGCCCGCGCCTGGGTGTGCCGAGGGTGCGCTGTGAGGTTGCCGATATCGCCAATTGGGTCGCCCAGGAGCCGCAGGACCTGATCCTCGCCAACGCTTCGCTGCAGTGGGTGCCGGAGCATGGCAGCCTCTACCCGCACCTGGTGCGGCAGTTGAGCGAAGGGGCCAGCCTGGCCGTGCAGACGCCCGACAACCTCGACGAACCCGCCCACCGCCAGTTGCGCGAGATTGCCAGCCGTGGACCATGGGCCGACAAGTTCGCCGACTTCAGCCTGCCGCCCCGGCATGGCGCGGCTTTCTATTACGATCTGCTCAGCCCGTTGTGCGCGCGGGTGGACGTGTGGCGCACCACCTATCACCACCCATTGATGGGCGGCGCCGAGGCAGTCGTCGAGTGGTTCAAGGGTTCGGCGCTGCGGCCGTACCTGGCGAGGTTGGATGAGCAGGAGCAGGCGGACTTCCTGCAGCTGTATCTGCAGGCCATGCAGCATGACTATCCGCCGGCCACCGATGGCAAGGTGCTGTTGCCGTTCCCGCGGTTATTCGTGGTGGCGACGCGCTAG
- a CDS encoding DUF2784 domain-containing protein, whose translation MLYRLAADTLVLFHLSFILLVLFGGLLALKHRRALLIHLPALAWGLAVEGLHLECPLTAWENRLRAAAGDSGYPGGFVEHYIWPVIYPVGLTPQIQLWLGTLVLLLNLGIYGYVLWRLARRHHE comes from the coding sequence ATGCTCTACCGCCTAGCCGCCGACACCCTGGTCCTGTTCCACCTGTCTTTCATCCTGCTGGTCCTGTTCGGCGGTCTGCTGGCGCTCAAGCACCGCCGTGCCCTGCTCATCCACCTGCCCGCCCTCGCCTGGGGCCTGGCGGTGGAAGGCCTGCACCTGGAGTGCCCGCTCACCGCCTGGGAGAACCGCCTGCGTGCCGCTGCCGGCGACAGCGGTTACCCCGGGGGATTCGTCGAACACTACATCTGGCCAGTCATCTACCCAGTCGGCCTGACCCCGCAGATCCAACTATGGCTCGGCACCCTCGTCCTGCTACTCAACCTTGGCATCTACGGTTATGTGCTCTGGCGCCTAGCGCGTCGCCACCACGAATAA